In a genomic window of Drosophila takahashii strain IR98-3 E-12201 chromosome 3L, DtakHiC1v2, whole genome shotgun sequence:
- the LOC108057447 gene encoding uncharacterized protein: protein MDKNLDEVKGTVQKKFNEIRAALHMREKLLLRQLEVIANTRQQQQLLKKSTCEVESPEQSGVRFVPGEGDDAEEKLLTAIRSFGHFLLDNSDMQLALQDYRTTGLRNEDYIEPLDDHETMYKCLQDGQVSYLNLDEEDAPPEAIVVDFSRNRSLVEDNAKRSIINITLQEAKDLIKKAKIKRETYVPPLNLEELDDELESSIAEAVSSLGRETSAKSKSSIQEPPKTKGRKQRFKPKITINNCNGTINLRNIASLTINCASEEAVSAEIPLAKSADSSTTTEPSTTTASSSNYSSNASSRSQSKKQKAAKKQEKIDSDSTPTPGQSQRHEETEIHDVTCDFYNRLLNEIKKSMVEKPRRTYQQVAEPVQAAAADSSCDANSNPRQEPVLTTTNTSVTQSESGPQLQPGKRLILKNFENLKIILEANSGDEDSFHPVQIEQWLAEIISETDLEPMQNTDILEHSRIHSSETP from the exons ATGGACAAGAATCTGGATGAG GTCAAAGGCACCGTGCAAAAGAAGTTCAATGAAATCCGTGCGGCGTTGCATATGCGGGAAAAGCTGCTCCTCCGGCAACTGGAGGTCATAGCGAATacccggcagcagcagcagttgctgAAGAAGTCCACCTGCGAAGTGGAGAGCCCCGAACAAAGTGGCGTGCGTTTTGTGCCCGGCGAAGGCGACGATGCGGAGGAGAAGCTACTGACCGCCATCCGGAGCTTCGGTCACTTCCTGCTGGACAACAGTGACATGCAGCTGGCGCTGCAGGATTACCGCACCACGGGCCTGAGGAACGAGGACTACATAGAGCCATTGGATGACCACGAGACCATGTACAAGTGCCTGCAGGATGGGCAAGTATCGTATCTCAATCTGGATGAAGAAGACGCCCCACCGGAGGCCATTGTGGTGGACTTTTCCCGCAATAGATCTCTGGTAGAAGACAATGCCAAGCGCTCGATTATCAACATCACCTTGCAAGAGGCCAAGGATCTGATaaagaaggccaagatcaagCGGGAAACCTATGTGCCTCCGCTGAACCTCGAGGAACTGGACGACGAGCTGGAGTCTTCGATAGCCGAGGCCGTTTCCAGTTTGGGACGAGAAACCTCCGCAAAATCAAAGAGCAGCATTCAAGAACCACCGAAAACCAAAGGCCGCAAGCAGCGCTTCAAGCCAAAGATCACCATCAACAATTGCAATGGCACCATCAATCTGCGCAACATTGCCAGCCTGACCATCAATTGTGCCAGCGAGGAGGCGGTCAGTGCGGAGATTCCGTTGGCCAAGTCCGCTGATTCCAGCACCACCACCGAACCCTCGACGACCACCGCTTCCAGTTCGAACTACTCCAGCAATGCCAGCTCCCGTTCGCAGTCCAAAAAGCAGAAGGCAGCCAAGAAGCAGGAGAAGATTGACTCCGATTCCACGCCCACTCCTGGACAGAGTCAACGGCACGAGGAAACGGAGATCCACGACGTGACCTGCGACTTCTACAATCGCCTGCTCAACGAAATCAAGAAGAGCATGGTGGAGAAGCCGCGCAGGACATACCAGCAGGTGGCAGAGCCTGTTCAAGCTGCCGCAGCCGATTCCAGTTGCGATGCCAATTCGAATCCCAGGCAGGAGCCAGTTTTAACCACCACCAACACATCGGTTACGCAGAGCGAATCGGGACCACAACTGCAGCCGGGCAAGCGATTGATCCTCAAGAACTTTGAGAACCTCAAGATCATCCTGGAGGCAAACAGCGGCGATGAGGACTCATTCCATCCCGTCCAGATCGAACAGTGGCTGGCGGAGATTATCTCGGAGACGGATTTGGAGCCCATGCAGAACACGGATATCCTGGAGCACAGTCGCATTCACAGCAGCGAGACCCCCTAA